The following are encoded in a window of Colletotrichum lupini chromosome 3, complete sequence genomic DNA:
- a CDS encoding MFS transporter, with amino-acid sequence MAHNAHGERPISSQEKVAVNQMEHVLTADDPALMKQPVIEKVDKFGAHTKTDPKEIALVKKIDWYILPILWLMYFLNFLDRNAMINGKLDDLDEDLGLKGNQYNTCVSILFVGYLVGQVPSNMVLNRVRPSYYMAGFMMAWSVVSLLTYKCHDFGTMLGCRFLLGITEAPFYPGALYVLSMFYTRKEVSARMAIFYTGNMAASAFSGLIAAPIFSGMRGVRGLAGWQWLFIIQGAVSILVAFFAFFLLPDSPLQTRWLTEEERQLAHTRIYNDTTDRREGTSVWTGLREACTDWRTWVFCLMDNLHLSANGFKNFLPTVVKTLGYSTTVSLVLTCPPYVFSAFFSVLVPWSSGKYNERTWHITISKLIVCIGFVMGVSSLNVGVRYTGIMLFVGATYGVNNLILGWTSSTLGQTDEKKAVAIAMANTLGNAASIYTPYLWPDTDKPRFLTAMIASIGFSIGVVICAWGMKLALMRTNRKKREADPNASNFYVY; translated from the exons ATGGCGCACAACGCACATGGCGAGAGGCCCATCTCTTCGCAGGAGAAGGTTGCCGTCAATCAGATGGAACACGTCTTGACTGCCGACGACCCTGCTCTCATGAAGCAGCCCGTGATTGAGAAGGTAGACAAGTTCGGTGCCCACACAAAGACAGACCCGAAGGAGATCGCCCTAGTGAAGAAGATTGACTGGTACATTCTG CCTATTCTATGGTTGATGTACTTCCTCAACTTCCTCGACAGGAATGCGATGATTAACGGCAAACTCGATGATTTGGACGAGGACCTAGGCCTTAAAGGCAATCAGTACAATACCTGCGTTTCCATCCTTTTCGTCGGATACCTTGTCGGCCAAGTCCCTTCCAACATGGTTCTCAACCGGGTTCGTCCCTCGTATTACATGGCTG GTTTCATGATGGCTTGGTCTGTTGTCAGTCTATTGACCTACAAGTGCCATGACTTCGGGACGATGCTGGGTTGCCGTTTTCTGCTCGGAATTACCGAAGCACCG TTCTACCCCGGTGCTCTTTACGTGCTTAGCATGTTTTATACCAGGAAGGAGGTCTCAGCCCGCATGGCTATCTTCTACACCGGCAACATGGCCGCAAGTGCATTCTCTGGGCTCATTGCAGCTCCCATTTTCTCAGGAATGCGAGGCGTAAGGGGTCTCGCTGGATGGCAGTG GCTCTTCATCATCCAAGGAGCCGTTTCCATCCTCGTCGCCTTTTTCGCCTTCTTCCTCTTGCCCGACAGCCCCCTTCAGACCCGCTGGCTCACCGAGGAGGAGCGGCAGCTCGCACACACCCGAATCTACAACGATACCACAGACCGCCGCGAGGGTACCAGCGTCTGGACGGGTCTTCGAGAGGCCTGCACTGATTGGCGGACGTGGGTCTTCTGTCTTATGGACAACCTCCATCTCTCAGCGAACGGATTCAAGAACTTTTTGCCT ACTGTTGTCAAGACGCTTGGTTACAGCACCACCGTCAGTCTCGTGCTGACCTGCCCGCCCTACGTCTTCTCCGCCTTCTTCTCCGTTCTGGTCCCTTGGTCATCTGGAAAGTACAACGAGCGCACGTGGCACATTACTATCAGCAAGCTCATCGTTTGCATTGGTTTTGTCATGGGCGTTTCATCTCTCAACGTGGGAGTTCGTTACACAG GTATCATGCTGTTTGTTGGAGCCACATATGGT GTGAACAATTTGATTCTCGGGTGGACCTCATCCACTCTTGGTCAAACCGACGAAAAGAAGGCGGTTGCCATCGCCATGGCCAATACCCTCGGCAACGCAGCTAGCATCTACACTCCCTATCTCTGGCCAGACACTGATAAGCCTCGGTTCTTGACTGCAATGATTGCTAGCATCGGGTTCTCTATCGGAGTTGTCATTTGCGCTTGGGGAATGAAGTTGGCTTTGATGCGCACCAACCGCAAGAAGAGAGAGGCTGATCCCAACGCCTCTAACTTCTACGTCTACTGA
- a CDS encoding carboxylesterase, with product MEDTGAENLNLHTVSTSNGLITGHPASNSSDVLEFLGIPYAKPPVGDLRFAQPERFRGNESFEASHFGFDCPLSPSRQVDYPNMTAQAQRIIGYFASAAGTPQSEDCLTLNIWTKPTAKALTATKPVIVFFYGGRFAIGNTNSPFYNGKYFADAQDVVVVTVNYRINIFGFPGAPGQPQNLGLRDQRAAVEWVRDNIAGFGGDPEKITIAGQSSGGVAVDYWSYAYIKDPIVNGLIAPSGNAFSFPLNSPNVTVRNWNTVVAAVNCTNTTDTMACMRSRKWEDIKAAAAAIRPASSSSVLRGIPPFYPSVDNKIVFPDYVSLTQSAQFAKLPILFGNNHNEDGYYRIPAYGNGVIPTQAQVESFLLESFTCPNSHQGQALSDNKVPAWVYRYFGDWDNTRLFPISGAYHGVELHIIFGASGDVSGIPLLDWKSNSTAVYSRLRRGQLGALFIIIVASLTYG from the exons ATGGAAGATACAGGGGCAGAGAACCTCA ACTTGCACACCGTGTCCACCTCGAACGGACTGATTACCGGTCACCCGGCGTCGAACAGCTCCGATGTTCTCGAGTTTCTCGGGATTCCCTATGCGAAACCTCCAGTCGGCGACCTGCGATTCGCTCAACCGGAGAGGTTCAGAGGCAATGAGTCGTTTGAAGCATCTCACTTCGGCTTCGACTGCCCACTTTCGCCCTCTCGCCAAGTTGACTACCCGAACATGACAGCCCAAGCGCAGCGTATCATTGGATATTTCGCTTCTGCTGCCGGGACGCCCCAAAGCGAGGACTGCTTGACATTGAACATCTGGACAAAGCCAACAGCCAAAGCTCTCACCGCTACCAAGCCAGTCATTGTCTTCTTTTACGGTGGAC GTTTTGCCATTGGCAACACCAACAGTCCTTTCTACAATGGCAAGTACTTTGCAGATGCCCAAGATGTTGTCGTAGTCACAGTCAACTACCGCATCAACATCTTCGGGTTCCCAGGTGCCCCGGGTCAGCCTCAGAATCTCGGCTTGAGGGACCAACGCGCGGCCGTAGAATGGGTCCGCGATAACATTGCCGGCTTCGGCGGTGATCCAGAAAAAATCACTATCGCGGGCCAGTCCTCAGGCGGTGTCGCCGTGGACTACTGGTCATATGCCTACATCAAAGATCCCATCGTAAACGGCCTCATTGCACCGTCTGGCAATGCCTTCAGCTTCCCGCTCAACAGCCCAAATGTGACTGTGCGAAACTGGAACACCGTGGTCGCGGCTGTGAATTGCACCAATACTACTGATACTATGGCATGCATGCGAAGTCGGAAATGGGAGGATATCAAAGCTGCAGCTGCTGCCATCAGGCCGGCGTCATCCAGCAGCGTTCTTCGCGGTATTCCACCGTTCTATCCTTCGGTGGACAACAAAATAGTCTTTCCTGACTACGTCTCATTGACACAATCTGCCCAATTTGCCAAGCTG CCGATTCTCTTTGGGAACAACCACAACGAAGATGGATACTACAGAATTCCGGCGTACGGCAACGGCGTGATCCCGACACAGGCGCAAGTCGAATCATTTCTGCTGGAATCCTTCACCTGTCCGAACTCTCACCAGGGCCAGGCCCTTTCAGATAACAAAGTCCCTGCGTGGGTCTACCGCTACTTCGGAGATTGGGATAACACAAGACTCTTCCCGATAAGTGGCGCGTACCATGGCGTCGAATTGCACATAATCTTCGGCGCCTCAGGGGACGTGAGTGGAATTCCGCTGttggattggaagtccaattcgaccgcggtatacagccgactgcgcaggggccaattaggggccctatttataattatcgtagctagcctaacctacggttag
- a CDS encoding PhoD-like phosphatase: MVLTRVLDAITAVAALSLRLLAILFTRFHPLGKRYLNRIYGSCALYAVSLVARLLLPNSRRASRQHHPWLLLLLGWVDRSSPVTSLVTVMLNILSLGSVWDFIYRGSVLHQSHDLSFSRMGYMDGGTARIVVRAPALHTNYVKISWAPSEGDDQVTKSQTIVIADSNDHTGTFLLEGLKPDTPYTYTTNASHAGSFRTAALSPKRWSLISTSCIKPFYPYNPLDHGLRIKGLEYLDRHVSANQPDMMLFLGDFIYIDLPVALGWTPEHYTTAYRQVYASPSWSPALRSVPWLHVYDDHEIINDWAANETGLYQSAMKPYWSYQGHANPPSQYGVGKTHYTFRRGDVSFFVLDTRRYRSAENMADGPEKTMLGAAQLADLRKWLETEKSWKVVVSSVPFTRNWRGPDSADSWSGYLWERDMILEMMRQTDGAIILSGDRHEHATTIFPPTSDKGGKSVIEFSTSPLNQFYEPFDRFHRQIEDTDVSVYSHPWGNSKFGRVSFDTSEEGRWTVDYELIVDGRQVWNYTWEFTR, translated from the exons ATGGTTCTCACTCGTGTCTTAGACGCCATTACGGCAGTGGCAGCTCTCAGCCTTAGGTTGTTGGCAATCCTGTTCACAAGATTC CATCCACTTGGAAAGAGATATCTCAATCGAATCTATGGGAGTTGCGCGTTGTATGCAGTCTCTCTAGTTGCTAGGCTCCTGTTGCCCAATTCGCGGCGGGCCTCTAGGCAACACCACCCATGGCTGCTTCTACTCTTGGGTTGGGTTGACCGGTCATCGCCGGTTACATCCTTGGTCACAGTCATGTTGAATATCCTGTCACTTGGGTCCGTATGGGACTTCATCTACAGAGGAAGCGTACTCCACCAGAGTCACGATCTCTCCTTCTCTCGGATGGGCTACATGGATGGAGGTACGGCGCGGATCGTTGTAAGAGCGCCAGCTCTCCATACAAACTACGTCAAGATCAGTTGGGCGCCTTCGGAGGGAGATGACCAGGTTACCAAGTCGCAGACAATCGTCATCGCTGATTCCAATGATCATACCGGGACGTTTTTGCTTGAAGGGCTGAAGCCAGACACGCCGTACACCTACACCACAAATGCCAGCCATGCCGGATCTTTCAGGACTGCAGCCCTCTCGCCAAAGCGATGGAGTCTCATCTCCACAAGCTGCATCAAGCCTTTCTACCCTTACAACCCCTTGGATCATGGCTTGCGCATCAAAGGACTGGAGTACTTGGACCGGCATGTCTCGGCGAACCAGCCAGACATGATGCTCTTCCTGGGCGACTTCATCTACATCGACCTGCCAGTGGCCCTCGGCTGGACTCCAGAGCACTACACCACAGCATACCGTCAAGTCTATGCCTCGCCCAGCTGGTCACCCGCGCTTCGATCTGTGCCGTGGCTGCACGTCTATGACGACCATGAGATCATCAACGACTGGGCGGCGAACGAGACAGGTCTCTATCAGTCCGCCATGAAGCCATATTGGTCTTATCAAGGGCACGCGAACCCTCCCTCGCAGTATGGCGTCGGCAAAACGCACTACACCTTCCGCCGGGGCGACGTTTCGTTTTTCGTCCTAGACACGCGGCGCTATCGATCGGCTGAAAACATGGCGGACGGGCCTGAGAAGACGATGCTTGGCGCGGCACAGCTAGCGGACCTGCGAAAGTGGCTTGAAACAGAAAAGTCGTGGAAAGTCGTTGTCAGCAGCGTCCCGTTCACGCGAAATTGGAGGGGCCCCGATTCGGCCGATAGCTGGTCGGGATATCTGTGGGAGAGAGACATGATCTTGGAGATGATGAGACAAACGGACGGAGCTATCATCTTGAGTGGA GACAGGCATGAGCACGCGACGACGATCTTTCCGCCCACTAGCGACAAGGGTGGTAAGTCTGTGATTGAATTTTCCACTTCGCCCTTGAACCAGTTCTATGAACCCTTCGATCGGTTCCATAGACAGATTGAGGACACAGACGTCTCGGTGTATTCGCACCCGTGGGGAAATTCAAAGTTTGGTCGGGTGTCGTTTGACACGTCGGAGGAGGGCCGATGGACGGTAGACTATGAGCTTATCGTTGACGGGCGTCAAGTGTGGAACTACACATGGGAGTTCACCAGGTGA
- a CDS encoding methyltransferase: MSSQTGHNGHADNQYLAMVGDVQAELTRLQVQHRWIQMCLKDKIVFAPVDTTNGGLRILDMGCADGISIFDCTKQVPPSAHMVGADVSTIFLPTSAQGNIRYVTHDVCDPPAGDLKGQFDLTHVRNVLHSAHRSGIEQAIANLADTLAPGGWLQIMELDISPDQPNQPQSLKDLIHIIGTMFEKQGMDRKYASKIPQAMKMAGLQNVKVERVECGIGKVHGDEAAVKSSIEPCMHTIPLVARNAQMLVPDMDPVIYTNLEERYTKEMTEQGGIFPANVFMAQKSVA; this comes from the exons ATGAGTAGCCAGACCGGACACAATGGCCACGCCGATAACCAGTACCTAGCCATGGTCGGCGATGTCCAAGCCGAGCTGACGCGCCTTCAAGTCCAGCATCGTTGGATCCAGATGTGCCTCAAAGATAAGATCGTTTTCGCGCCAGTGGATACCACGAATGGCGGGCTCAGGATTCTCGACATGGGCTGCGCCGACGGTATCTCAATCTTCGACTGCACT AAACAGGTTCCACCATCCGCGCACATGGTCGGCGCCGATGTTTCAACCATTTTCCTGCCCACGTCAGCTCAGGGCAACATCCGCTACGTAACCCACGACGTTTGCGATCCACCGGCCGGGGATCTAAAGGGCCAGTTCGATCTGACCCACGTTCGCAATGTTCTCCACAGCGCCCACCGGTCCGGCATTGAGCAGGCCATCGCAAACCTCGCCG ATACGTTGGCCCCAGGAGGCTGGTTGCAGATTATGGAGCTGGACATCAGTCCAGACCAGCCAAACCAACCCCAGTCACTGAAGGATCTCATTCACATCATTGGGACCATGTTTGAGAAGCAGGGAATGGATCGTAAATACGCGTCCAAAATTCCACAGGCAATGAAGATGGCCGGTCTTCAAAACGTCAAGGTTGAGCGAGTGGAGTGTGGGATTGGTAAAGTGCATGGCGACGAGGCCGCCGTCAAATCTTCCATCGAGCCCTGCATGCACACCATTCCGCTTGTCGCCAGGAACGCCCAAA TGTTGGTTCCTGATATGGATCCGGTAATCTATACCAACCTGGAGGAGAGATACACAAAGGAGATGACTGAGCAGGGCGGCATTTTCCCAGCGAACGTCTTCATGGCTCAGAAGTCCGTTGCGTGA
- a CDS encoding transient receptor potential ion channel — MKLTQVAPFLIYTLLAALLPSSAYADRILQSSSLNNCQKKSDFSASLFNVVVSANNGSVMANIAAVVSVEGKAVFDVALRIYGYDYLKMTIDPCTMDLQGLCPMKPGKIDMEFSFEIGDKLDQVPGIAYTIPDLDATIRAIVNLTETNTTVACVEADFSNGKTVDLVGVKWATAVIAGLGLGSAGIISAMGHTDAAAHLAANALSLFGYFQAQAFVGLSGVDMPPIVQAWTQNFQWSMGVVRLGWMQTLCTWYQRSTGGEAARLFDSLSGISVQVSKRSLDIVNSIGPVKRGINAIAKRANILQDNGSYVVYGIQRVAFKAKIESTNLFLTGLIVYCFFIIFTVLIIAAFRYGTEIAVKQGWSKKDRFVEFRRDWKTTLKGVLFRLNLIGFPQIAVLCLWEFTQIDSAALVVLAVFFFLGTLFTLIWASWKVILIAKQSILTHQNPAHVLFSNPQIINKWGFLYVQYRASAYYFIIPFIAYIFLKSAVIAFGQKAGVAQAIALIVIEAAALIAVSVLKPFMDKSTNSFNISIYAINFINSVFLLIFTNVFDTPGIVVGVVGVILFIVNVIFAFVLLLMVLISSILVFWRVKGQPTGTGPTQLNDPSILAKGDRTEGKSLLDLDEDDKVNPYRRESLRYGEEKATESGMSLHVSTSTSNLNSRGDTHEMSYLPSPGSRPAVSPSVPMFPADRSLRSQSPAPPRSPASDFPPPSPFGNGSARSIHEFRSQNNNSPWQRGAGYDH; from the exons ATGAAGCTCACCCAAGTCGCTCCTTTTCTCATATACACCCTCCTCGCCGCCCTCCTCCCCTCCTCCGCATACGCCGACCGCATCCTCCAGTCCTCGTCTCTCAACAACTGCCAAAAGAAATCCGACTTCTCCGCCAGCTTGTTCAACGTCGTCGTCTCCGCCAACAATGGCTCCGTCATGGCAAACATTGCCGCCGTCGTCTCGGTGGAAGGCAAGGCTGTCTTCGACGTCGCGCTGCGCATCTACGGCTACGACTACCTGAAGATGACGATAGACCCGTGCACCATGGACCTCCAGGGCCTCTGCCCGATGAAGCCCGGCAAGATCGACATGGAGTTCTCGTTTGAAATCGGCGACAAGCTCGACCAGGTGCCCGGTATCGCCTACACCATCCCCGACCTCGACGCCACCATCCGCGCCATCGTCAACCTCACCGAGACGAACACGACCGTCGCCTGCGTCGAGGCAGACTTCTCCAACGGTAAAACCGTCGATCTCGTGGGCGTCAAATGGGCCACCGCCGTCATCGCCGGCCTCGGTCTCGGGTCCGCCGGCATCATCTCCGCCATGGGCCATACCGATGCCGCCGCCCATCTCGCCGCGAACGCCCTCTCTCTGTTCGGATACTTTCAGGCTCAGGCCTTTGTCGGTCTTTCAGGCGTCGATATGCCGCCCATCGTACAGGCGTGGACGCAGAACTTCCAGTGGTCAATGGGTGTCGTCAGGTTGGGCTGGATGCAGACCCTCTGTACGTGGTACCAGCGCTCAACGGGCGGTGAGGCGGCACGACTATTCGATTCGTTGAGCGGTATCTCGGTGCAGGTCTCGAAGCGCTCGCTCGACATTGTCAACAGCATCGGTCCCGTCAAGCGCGGCATCAACGCCATCGCGAAGCGTGCGAACATCCTCCAGGACAACGGCTCCTACGTCGTCTACGGCATCCAGCGCGTGGCTTTCAAGGCAAAGATCGAATCGACGAACCTGTTCCTCACCGGCCTCATCGTGTACTGTTTCTTCATCATCTTTACCGTCCTCATTATCGCCGCGTTCCGATACGGTACCGAGATCGCGGTGAAGCAGGGATGGTCCAAGAAGGACCGCTTCGTCGAGTTCCGTCGCGACTGGAAGACTACCCTCAAGGGCGTCCTATTCCGCCTCAACCTCATCGGCTTCCCGCAGATCGCCGTCCTGTGCCTGTGGGAGTTCACCCAGATCGACTCGGCCGCCCTCGTAGTCCTGgccgtcttcttcttcctcggcaCCCTCTTCACCCTCATCTGGGCATCGTGGAAGGTTATCCTCATTGCCAAGCAGTCGATTCTCACCCACCAGAACCCCGCGCACGTTCTTTTCTCGAACCCCCAGATCATTAACAAATGGGGCTTTCTCTATGTCCAGTACCGCGCCTCTGCGTACTACTTCATCATCCCGTTCATCGCCTACATCTTCCTGAAGTCCGCCGTCATCGCGTTCGGTCAAAAGGCCGGCGTCGCCCAGGCCATCGCCCTCATCGTTATCGAGGCCGCCGCCCTGATCGCCGTCAGCGTCCTCAAGCCATTCATGGACAAGAGCACAAACTCCTTCAACATCTCAATCTACGCCATCAACTTCATCAACTCCGTCTTCCTCCTCATCTTCACAAACGTATTCGACACCCCCGGCATCGTCGTCGGTGTCGTCGGCGTAATCCTCTTCATCGTCAACGTCATCTTTGCCTTTGTCCTCCTTCTCATGGTCCTTATCTCCAGCATCCTCGTCTTCTGGCGCGTAAAGGGCCAACCGACCGGCACCGGCCCCACGCAGCTCAACGACCCCTCCATCCTTGCAAAGGGCGACCGCACCGAGGGCAAGTCGCTTCTCGACCTGGATGAGGACGACAAGGTGAACCCGTACCGCCGCGAGTCGCTGCGCTACGGCGAAGAGAAGGCTACCGAGAGCGGCATGAGCCTGCACGTGTCCACGTCCACGTCGAACCTCAACAGCAGAGGCGATACCCACGAAATGTCATATCTGCCCTCGCCGGGCTCCAGGCCAGCCGTGAGCCCGTCGGTGCCCATGTTCCCCGCCGACCGCTCATTACGATCTCAAAGTCCTGCCCCGCCGCGGTCACCAGCGAGCGACTTCCCCCCGCCGAGTCCGTTTGGGAATGGATCTGCACGCAGTATCCACGAGTTTCGATCCCAAAACAACAATAG TCCATGGCAGCGCGGTGCTGGATATGATCATTGA
- a CDS encoding carboxylesterase, whose amino-acid sequence MQSAWAAFANDPADGLSSVLGWPKFDQKEESLILLALENNPEPQFVKPSAYDAPCSTVTLGALGTAAPSS is encoded by the coding sequence ATGCAGAGCGCATGGGCGGCCTTTGCCAATGATCCGGCGGATGGGTTGAGTTCGGTCCTCGGGTGGCCGAAGTTTGATCAGAAGGAGGAGTCGCTGATACTACTGGCACTTGAGAACAATCCTGAGCCACAGTTTGTCAAGCCCAGCGCGTACGATGCGCCGTGTTCTACAGTTACGTTGGGAGCGCTGGGAACTGCGGCACCCTCTTCATGA